Proteins encoded within one genomic window of Anastrepha ludens isolate Willacy chromosome 4, idAnaLude1.1, whole genome shotgun sequence:
- the LOC128859537 gene encoding sulfur globule protein CV2: MKMKSLLILKNVSFVVVLYVFSMLISAIESVPHPKQTEQHAISARESYDLNIGAGVENEKDDLQASSSFGYGYYSYPYLGGGYYGGHYPSYGGIYGLGYPYYGGYYGGYPGFHGHYW; this comes from the exons ATGAAAATGAAAAgtctgttaatattaaaaaacgtttCGTTTGTGGTAGTATTGTATGTATTCTCAATGCTGATAAGTGCAATCGAGTCAGTGCCACATCCAAAACAAACAGAACAACATGCAATTTCAGCTAGAGAATCATATGACTTGAACATTGGTGCCGGTGTCGAAAATGAAAAGGATGATTTGCAAGCCTCCTCCTCGTTTGGTTATGGCTACTATTCGTATCCATATTTAGGTGGTGGCTACTATGGTGGACATTATCCTTCCTATGGTGGCATTTATGGATTAG gTTATCCCTATTATGGTGGCTACTATGGCGGTTATCCTGGTTTCCATGGTCATTACTGGTAG